In one window of Terriglobia bacterium DNA:
- a CDS encoding FAD-dependent oxidoreductase — translation MSKTYDFAVIGAGVFGAWTAHYLRRSGASVALIDAYGAANSRASSGGETRVIRMGYGPDELYTRWSIRSLPVWQELAARVGLNLFRRTGVLWLSHDADPYTQGLWDVLNRNGVACEKLAAAEISRRYPRMTFPDITWGVLEPESGVLMARQSVQRLVEDLRQNGLDCFQTAAAAPPGAGKLTQIKTTSGQNISAGIFIYACGPWLPKLFPELLGDRIFPTRQEVFFLGPPAGSAAFQPPAMPVWLHHTHAERPYALPDIENRGFKIAFDRHGEEFDPDSGSRVVGPASLDLLRTYLRQHIPALADAPVVESRVCQYENTWNGDFLIDRHPGFDNVWIAGGGSGHGFKHGPAVGEYVSARILHDSPAEPRFSLAGKHSTRKRAVY, via the coding sequence ATGAGCAAAACCTACGATTTCGCGGTCATCGGCGCCGGAGTTTTCGGCGCGTGGACGGCGCACTACCTGCGCCGCAGCGGCGCTTCCGTCGCGCTCATAGATGCTTACGGCGCCGCCAACAGCCGCGCCAGCTCCGGTGGCGAGACGCGCGTGATCCGCATGGGCTACGGGCCGGACGAACTGTACACCCGCTGGTCCATCCGTTCGCTGCCAGTCTGGCAGGAGCTCGCGGCGCGCGTGGGCTTGAATCTTTTTCGTCGCACCGGTGTGCTTTGGTTGAGTCATGATGCTGATCCTTACACCCAGGGACTCTGGGACGTTCTGAACAGAAACGGCGTCGCCTGCGAGAAGCTGGCCGCCGCGGAAATCAGCCGGCGTTATCCGCGAATGACTTTTCCTGACATTACCTGGGGTGTACTGGAACCGGAGAGCGGCGTGCTCATGGCCCGACAGTCCGTGCAACGGCTGGTTGAAGACTTGCGCCAAAATGGACTTGACTGTTTCCAGACCGCCGCTGCCGCTCCGCCCGGCGCGGGCAAGCTGACGCAGATCAAGACCACTTCCGGCCAGAACATCTCTGCCGGCATCTTTATATATGCGTGCGGACCGTGGCTTCCCAAGCTGTTCCCGGAACTTCTGGGCGATCGCATCTTCCCCACCCGGCAGGAAGTCTTTTTTCTTGGACCGCCCGCGGGTAGTGCCGCCTTCCAGCCTCCCGCCATGCCGGTATGGCTGCACCACACCCATGCTGAGCGTCCTTATGCGCTCCCCGATATCGAGAATCGCGGCTTCAAGATCGCTTTTGATCGTCACGGCGAAGAGTTTGATCCCGACAGCGGGTCACGCGTGGTTGGCCCTGCGTCACTCGATTTGTTGCGGACGTACTTGCGCCAGCACATTCCCGCTTTGGCTGACGCGCCCGTGGTGGAATCGCGCGTCTGCCAGTACGAAAACACATGGAACGGCGACTTCCTGATTGACCGCCATCCCGGCTTCGACAATGTTTGGATCGCGGGCGGCGGTTCAGGACACGGCTTCAAACATGGTCCGGCGGTAGGCGAGTACGTGAGCGCGCGCATCTTGCATGATTCGCCGGCTGAGCCCCGCTTCTCCCTGGCTGGCAAACATTCCACGCGCAAGCGCGCCGTGTACTAA
- a CDS encoding ornithine cyclodeaminase family protein: MQFFSEQQVRSLANVDEVIRALRAAFARDFASTLRMPVRTSLELDGAIMLVMPGYDSALHAAGVKIVSVSARAGVHAFYELLDPATGIPLARMEANWLTDLRTAATSAVATGLLARSDVETLGIFGSGRQAVAHLTAIPRVRKFRRFLVSGSGRSDLKEFCRKIHQDLGIELQPVSAETCARESDVICTCTSSRTPLFDGRWLRPGAHLNLVGAFQPETREVDDETARRSRLVVDTYDGAMIEAGDLLIPLSAGVIGRDNIIADLHEIASGQKRGRAHADDITLFKSVGCALEDLVTAQLVFSRAQEHGAQAQGQAKQ, from the coding sequence ATGCAATTCTTTTCTGAACAACAAGTCCGCTCGCTGGCCAACGTTGATGAGGTCATTCGCGCGCTCCGCGCCGCCTTTGCCCGCGACTTCGCTTCCACGTTGCGCATGCCCGTGCGCACTTCGCTGGAACTTGACGGCGCCATCATGCTGGTGATGCCTGGGTATGACTCGGCCCTGCATGCTGCGGGAGTCAAAATCGTAAGTGTCAGCGCCCGCGCGGGCGTGCATGCGTTTTATGAGTTGCTTGATCCTGCCACAGGTATACCGCTGGCTCGCATGGAAGCCAACTGGCTCACCGATCTCCGTACTGCCGCAACGTCCGCCGTCGCTACAGGCTTGCTGGCGCGGTCCGATGTTGAGACCCTAGGTATCTTTGGCAGTGGACGCCAGGCTGTCGCGCACCTGACCGCCATCCCGCGCGTGCGAAAATTCCGGAGATTCCTTGTCAGTGGCTCCGGTCGAAGTGACCTAAAAGAATTTTGCCGCAAGATTCATCAAGACCTGGGAATTGAGCTTCAACCCGTAAGCGCCGAGACCTGCGCGCGTGAGTCGGATGTGATTTGCACTTGTACCAGTTCCCGCACCCCGCTGTTCGACGGCCGTTGGCTTCGGCCGGGAGCCCATCTGAATCTGGTGGGCGCCTTTCAACCGGAGACACGAGAAGTGGACGACGAAACGGCGCGCCGCTCCCGCCTGGTAGTTGATACCTATGACGGCGCCATGATCGAAGCCGGGGATCTGCTGATTCCCCTCAGCGCGGGCGTCATCGGCCGCGACAATATCATCGCCGATCTGCACGAAATTGCTTCCGGCCAGAAGCGGGGAAGGGCGCACGCGGACGACATCACTCTGTTCAAAAGCGTCGGCTGTGCCCTGGAAGACCTGGTTACGGCGCAGCTGGTCTTTAGTCGTGCACAAGAGCATGGCGCACAAGCGCAAGGACAAGCAAAGCAATGA
- a CDS encoding SDR family oxidoreductase translates to MARYLITGIAGFIGSNIAHALVARGEEVRGIDDFRHGRPENLAGILDKIDLREADVTDAAAIDAACRNIDYVLHQAALGSVPRSLEDPVASNQANVVGTLQVLQAARAARVKRVIYASSSSVYGDTSVLPKREDMICDPISPYAVSKYAGELYARSFFRLMSLETVGLRYFNVFGPRQHPTSPYAAVIPKFIRAILAGEQPTIYGDGKQSRDFTYVDNVVSANLLACSAPAEKVVGGVFNVAAGKNFSVNDLYALLQGLTGFRRGALYAAPRSGDVRDSLADISRAEKAMGYRTLVEFEEGLRRTVEWYKREFVRNTGSAWATV, encoded by the coding sequence ATGGCTAGGTATCTGATCACCGGCATTGCCGGGTTCATCGGATCGAACATTGCGCACGCGCTGGTGGCGCGGGGCGAAGAAGTCCGCGGCATTGACGACTTCCGCCACGGCCGCCCGGAGAACCTGGCCGGCATCCTGGACAAGATTGACCTGCGCGAAGCTGACGTCACCGACGCGGCCGCCATCGACGCCGCTTGCCGCAACATAGATTACGTGCTGCATCAGGCCGCGCTGGGATCAGTCCCGCGATCGTTGGAAGATCCAGTGGCCAGCAACCAGGCCAACGTGGTAGGCACGCTTCAAGTCCTGCAGGCGGCGCGCGCTGCCCGGGTGAAGCGCGTCATTTACGCCAGTTCTTCCTCGGTTTACGGCGATACCTCCGTTCTGCCCAAGCGCGAAGACATGATCTGCGACCCGATTTCGCCGTACGCGGTTTCCAAATACGCCGGCGAGCTTTACGCCCGGAGCTTCTTCCGTTTGATGTCCCTGGAGACGGTGGGTCTGCGTTACTTCAATGTGTTTGGCCCGCGTCAGCATCCCACGTCGCCCTATGCCGCGGTGATTCCCAAGTTCATCCGCGCCATTCTGGCAGGAGAACAGCCCACCATTTATGGCGACGGCAAGCAGAGCCGCGACTTTACCTACGTGGACAACGTTGTGTCCGCCAACCTGCTGGCATGTAGCGCGCCTGCGGAAAAAGTTGTGGGCGGAGTCTTCAATGTTGCTGCCGGGAAAAACTTCAGCGTGAATGATCTGTACGCGCTGCTCCAGGGGCTGACCGGCTTCCGTCGCGGCGCGCTGTACGCCGCGCCTCGCAGCGGTGACGTGCGCGATTCCCTGGCCGATATTTCGCGCGCTGAGAAAGCCATGGGCTACAGAACCCTGGTGGAGTTTGAAGAGGGCTTGCGCCGCACCGTGGAGTGGTACAAGCGGGAATTTGTTCGCAACACGGGATCAGCCTGGGCCACTGTATAA
- a CDS encoding tetratricopeptide repeat protein, with amino-acid sequence MAGAFSNVKQLADIPDSLLHQLRENLVARQVSSGIALLGAHACLFEELVPGQRNAAALVGAVAQWVDVGYRDPELVEQLLARFPKEQRGRLAVSDYVHLRMAEGLLALLRDQPDDALGHFDLVLSLQGEIEDKEVIAIANFWNARCHRKKGEYDEALRRAAAGRELAMALGFPRMAAVMRVLESWLFFQKGHWREAAGILDQAETVLRSTDDDITLGNIYSAHGRMIRRQGQHKQALQFFNRAIEHFRRRNPQHRNLARSLANVAYVQRLIAQQIMHKMDAETRHRRSGKSKGASKTPAQTGSTSGDRAQYEELRSQAFANLDQAEKIYRHHNHHHGIANVFEGRGLLYLDTGELDLAAQQGAQSLAVAKEHHDYIAIARARLLQCKVEQAQLDEQIEDSTRTWEHVQAARDYAREAVESAMHTQNQRLRARAYIWRGLTACNPATHDPDDARHCLDQAASLMRSAQDEDVSHEMQLLRQKLTSRGNIDQKLRAWSQGVTDGKSFQKLAEEFAELVIPRVWEKEGKKVQRVATVLKVSPKKVRRILGRAGKKTGKNK; translated from the coding sequence GTGGCCGGCGCCTTCAGCAACGTCAAGCAACTTGCGGACATTCCGGACTCGCTCCTGCATCAGTTGCGCGAGAACCTGGTCGCTCGGCAGGTTTCCAGCGGCATCGCGCTGCTCGGCGCCCACGCGTGTCTCTTCGAAGAATTGGTTCCTGGCCAGCGTAACGCCGCGGCCCTGGTAGGAGCGGTGGCCCAATGGGTGGATGTTGGCTATCGCGACCCGGAGCTGGTGGAGCAACTGCTCGCGCGTTTTCCCAAGGAGCAGCGCGGACGGCTCGCGGTGAGCGATTACGTCCACCTGCGCATGGCGGAAGGTCTTCTCGCCCTGCTGCGCGACCAGCCTGACGATGCGCTAGGCCATTTTGACCTGGTGCTTTCCCTGCAAGGCGAGATTGAGGACAAGGAAGTCATCGCCATCGCCAACTTCTGGAATGCGCGCTGCCATCGCAAAAAAGGTGAATATGATGAAGCGCTGAGGCGCGCCGCAGCGGGCCGCGAGCTGGCCATGGCCTTGGGATTTCCCCGCATGGCCGCGGTCATGCGCGTGTTGGAAAGCTGGCTGTTTTTTCAGAAAGGGCACTGGCGCGAGGCAGCCGGTATCCTGGACCAGGCGGAAACCGTGCTGCGCTCCACGGACGATGACATCACCCTGGGCAACATTTATTCAGCGCACGGGCGGATGATCCGCCGCCAGGGACAGCACAAGCAGGCGCTGCAGTTCTTCAATCGCGCGATCGAGCATTTTCGCCGGCGCAATCCCCAGCATCGCAACCTGGCTCGCTCGCTCGCCAACGTGGCATACGTGCAGCGGCTCATCGCCCAGCAGATCATGCACAAAATGGACGCGGAGACCAGGCACCGCCGCAGCGGCAAATCCAAAGGCGCCTCTAAGACTCCGGCGCAAACCGGCAGCACATCGGGCGACCGCGCCCAGTATGAAGAACTGCGCAGCCAGGCTTTTGCCAACCTGGACCAGGCTGAGAAGATCTACCGCCATCACAACCATCATCACGGAATCGCCAACGTTTTCGAAGGCCGCGGGCTGCTTTACCTCGATACCGGCGAACTTGACCTGGCTGCCCAGCAGGGTGCGCAGTCCTTGGCTGTGGCCAAAGAGCATCATGACTATATCGCCATAGCCCGGGCCCGGCTGCTGCAGTGTAAGGTGGAGCAAGCGCAGTTGGACGAGCAGATTGAAGACAGCACGCGCACCTGGGAGCACGTCCAGGCGGCGCGCGACTACGCGCGCGAAGCCGTGGAATCCGCCATGCACACCCAGAACCAGCGCCTGCGGGCGCGCGCTTACATTTGGCGCGGTTTGACCGCGTGCAACCCGGCCACCCATGATCCGGACGATGCCCGCCATTGCCTGGACCAGGCCGCGTCGCTGATGAGATCGGCCCAGGATGAGGACGTCAGCCACGAAATGCAGCTATTGCGCCAGAAGCTGACGTCCCGCGGCAACATTGACCAGAAATTGCGCGCCTGGTCGCAAGGCGTCACCGATGGCAAGAGTTTCCAGAAGCTGGCGGAAGAGTTCGCTGAGCTGGTGATCCCCCGCGTCTGGGAAAAAGAAGGCAAGAAGGTGCAGCGCGTGGCCACGGTCTTGAAAGTTTCTCCCAAAAAAGTGCGGAGAATTCTTGGTCGCGCCGGAAAGAAGACCGGCAAGAATAAATAG
- the aceA gene encoding isocitrate lyase, which produces MQQHNDEVRLKNAWANDPRWQGITRPYTPQDVVRLRGTIHIEHSLARLGAERFWDLLHTEAYVSGLGALTGNQALQQVQAGLQTIYLSGWQVAGDANLAGQMYPDQSLYPSNSVPAVVKEINNAFLRADQIHHAEGKNGMYWFAPIVADAEAGFGGALNAFELMKSMIEAGAGGVHFEDQLASAKKCGHLGGKVLVPAQEFVQKLVAARLAADILDVPTVLIARTDANGARLLTSDSDIRDVEFLTGERTPDGFLGYKGGLDAAISRGLIYAPYVDLLWCETSEPNLEEARRFAEGIHAKFPGKMLAYNCSPSFHWKRKLDDATIAKFQRELAAMGYKYQFVTLAGFHALNFSMFELASQFAKEGMSAYSRLQEKEFESAEKAGYTAVRHQRFVGTGYFDDITQTLANGQASTTAMEGSTETEQFSLEKAV; this is translated from the coding sequence ATGCAACAGCATAACGATGAAGTTCGATTGAAAAACGCCTGGGCCAACGACCCTCGCTGGCAAGGCATCACCCGGCCATACACACCGCAAGACGTGGTACGGCTCCGCGGCACCATTCACATTGAGCATTCGCTGGCGCGGCTGGGCGCAGAAAGGTTCTGGGACCTTCTGCACACGGAAGCCTACGTGTCAGGGCTGGGCGCTTTGACAGGCAACCAGGCCCTGCAGCAGGTGCAGGCCGGGCTGCAAACCATTTATCTGAGCGGCTGGCAGGTGGCCGGCGACGCCAACCTTGCAGGACAGATGTATCCCGACCAGAGCCTGTATCCTTCGAACAGCGTGCCCGCGGTGGTGAAGGAAATCAACAACGCCTTCCTGCGCGCGGACCAGATCCACCACGCCGAAGGCAAGAACGGAATGTATTGGTTCGCGCCCATCGTCGCCGACGCCGAAGCCGGCTTTGGCGGCGCGTTGAACGCCTTTGAGCTGATGAAATCCATGATTGAAGCAGGCGCGGGCGGCGTCCACTTTGAAGACCAGCTGGCCTCAGCCAAAAAATGCGGCCACCTGGGCGGCAAAGTGCTGGTTCCGGCGCAGGAGTTCGTGCAAAAACTGGTGGCCGCGCGACTGGCGGCGGACATTCTCGACGTGCCCACCGTGCTGATCGCACGCACGGACGCCAACGGCGCCCGGCTGCTCACCAGCGACAGCGATATTCGCGACGTGGAATTCCTCACTGGCGAACGCACGCCGGACGGTTTCCTGGGTTACAAAGGCGGCCTGGACGCGGCCATCAGCCGCGGTTTGATCTACGCGCCTTACGTTGACCTGCTGTGGTGCGAGACCTCAGAGCCCAACCTGGAAGAAGCCCGGCGCTTTGCTGAAGGCATCCACGCCAAGTTCCCGGGCAAGATGCTGGCGTACAACTGCTCGCCTTCCTTCCACTGGAAGCGCAAGCTGGATGACGCGACCATCGCCAAGTTCCAGCGTGAACTGGCGGCCATGGGATACAAGTACCAGTTCGTGACCCTGGCGGGCTTCCACGCTCTCAACTTCAGCATGTTCGAACTGGCGAGCCAGTTCGCCAAGGAAGGCATGTCCGCCTATTCGCGGCTTCAGGAAAAGGAATTTGAAAGCGCGGAGAAGGCCGGTTACACCGCGGTCCGCCACCAGCGTTTTGTTGGTACCGGCTACTTTGACGACATCACGCAAACCCTGGCCAACGGGCAAGCGTCCACCACGGCCATGGAAGGATCAACGGAAACCGAGCAATTCAGCCTGGAGAAAGCTGTTTAA